A window of the Kosakonia radicincitans DSM 16656 genome harbors these coding sequences:
- a CDS encoding amino acid ABC transporter permease, protein MFSIDFIRDNFTFILSALPITLLITFLSLIFSTLLGGVLAWVNIRNVPYVKYLVRVFISFGRSVPMLVMLYFVFYVWPWIASGLWGGPQDTPFSYKLSPLVAAVASFSVVFSAYFAETFRSAWNAVEKGQREAAWSIGLTGFTQFRRIIFPQAAVSALPNYTSVLIDLIKDTSLVYTITVVDVMAKANIAAARGFHYVEAYCIVLIIYIALCLVLTRILRHIEVYLSNRWKSHAQKVVPPHSFWGKKYVQK, encoded by the coding sequence ATGTTTAGCATCGATTTTATCCGGGATAATTTCACCTTTATATTAAGCGCGCTACCGATAACGTTGCTGATCACCTTTTTATCGTTAATTTTTTCGACGTTATTAGGCGGCGTTCTGGCCTGGGTGAACATTCGCAATGTACCTTACGTGAAATATCTGGTCAGGGTGTTTATCTCTTTCGGGCGCTCTGTACCCATGCTGGTGATGCTCTATTTTGTCTTTTATGTCTGGCCGTGGATTGCCAGTGGGCTTTGGGGCGGGCCGCAGGACACGCCGTTCAGTTACAAGCTCTCCCCTCTGGTTGCGGCAGTGGCCTCCTTTTCTGTGGTGTTTAGCGCCTATTTCGCGGAGACGTTTCGTTCCGCGTGGAATGCCGTAGAAAAAGGACAAAGAGAAGCGGCATGGTCGATAGGGCTGACCGGTTTTACCCAGTTTCGCCGTATCATTTTTCCGCAAGCGGCGGTTTCCGCTTTACCCAACTACACCAGCGTCCTGATTGACCTGATCAAGGATACATCGCTGGTTTATACCATTACCGTGGTCGATGTGATGGCAAAAGCGAATATCGCGGCGGCGCGTGGTTTTCATTATGTAGAGGCCTATTGCATTGTCCTGATTATTTATATTGCGCTCTGTCTGGTGCTTACCCGGATATTGCGACATATCGAGGTGTATCTCAGTAACCGGTGGAAAAGCCATGCGCAAAAAGTGGTTCCACCTCACTCATTTTGGGGAAAGAAATATGTTCAAAAATAA
- a CDS encoding L-2-amino-thiazoline-4-carboxylic acid hydrolase, whose product MSTKQPASAHNAPTLDDEVTLALRAITEKRAATLGYLLDESRQRNQSDDYARDAIRHYGRDIGRSVRAKMRHGHDLQEFAAVFTRGLESKVYEMETVSASPSEFIVLFHYCPYVNCWRQQGRDARQIETLCDICMEGDHALTDALDGVQLVVETALARGDAACRLRFYQSQEA is encoded by the coding sequence ATGAGTACAAAACAGCCCGCTTCGGCGCACAATGCGCCGACCCTGGACGACGAGGTTACCCTGGCGCTGCGCGCTATCACTGAAAAACGCGCGGCCACGCTTGGCTATTTGCTTGATGAGTCCCGACAACGCAATCAGTCTGACGATTATGCGCGTGACGCTATCCGCCATTATGGCCGTGATATCGGGCGTTCCGTGCGCGCGAAGATGCGTCATGGTCACGACCTGCAGGAATTTGCCGCCGTATTTACCCGTGGGCTGGAATCGAAGGTTTACGAAATGGAGACCGTTTCGGCCAGTCCGTCAGAGTTTATTGTACTGTTCCATTATTGCCCTTATGTCAATTGCTGGCGTCAGCAGGGACGCGATGCCAGACAGATTGAGACGCTGTGTGATATCTGCATGGAGGGGGATCATGCGTTAACCGATGCGCTTGATGGCGTGCAGCTAGTGGTTGAGACGGCGCTGGCGCGGGGTGATGCTGCCTGCCGCCTGCGTTTCTATCAGTCTCAGGAGGCTTAA
- a CDS encoding amino acid ABC transporter ATP-binding protein: protein MITIEKVSKSFTGEKILKDVSLSIAAGEIICIIGPSGSGKTTLLRTLNFLEPADSGQIKIDDAVVDCAKAGKKEIEKIRSKTAMVFQSWNLFHNLTALQNITEGLIYAQKRSRQEAVAIAEGLLKQVGLLHKKDHYPNSLSGGQKQRIGIARALAINPAVLLLDEPTSALDPEKVGEVLSLIQEIAANGQTMIIVTHEMDFARQVASRVVFMENGEIVEQGPPEQIFGAALHKRTQAFLARLRFHA from the coding sequence ATGATTACGATTGAGAAAGTCAGTAAGAGTTTCACTGGCGAGAAAATATTAAAAGATGTCTCCCTTTCTATTGCTGCAGGAGAGATTATCTGCATTATTGGCCCGAGTGGTTCGGGAAAAACGACACTATTGCGCACGTTGAATTTTCTGGAGCCTGCCGACAGCGGACAAATAAAAATCGACGATGCCGTTGTCGATTGCGCCAAAGCCGGAAAAAAAGAGATTGAAAAAATACGTTCGAAAACGGCGATGGTTTTTCAGTCCTGGAATCTCTTTCACAATCTCACCGCTCTGCAAAATATCACTGAAGGACTGATTTATGCGCAAAAGCGCTCACGTCAGGAGGCTGTGGCAATAGCCGAAGGGCTGCTAAAGCAGGTCGGGCTGCTGCATAAAAAAGACCATTATCCGAACAGCCTTTCTGGCGGGCAGAAACAGCGCATTGGTATTGCCCGTGCGCTGGCGATTAACCCGGCCGTGCTGTTACTTGATGAGCCCACATCGGCCCTGGATCCGGAGAAAGTCGGCGAAGTTCTGTCGCTGATCCAGGAGATTGCCGCCAATGGGCAAACGATGATCATCGTCACTCATGAAATGGATTTTGCCCGCCAGGTGGCCTCCAGGGTGGTCTTTATGGAAAACGGCGAGATCGTTGAACAGGGGCCGCCGGAGCAGATTTTTGGCGCGGCGTTGCACAAACGGACACAGGCGTTTCTTGCCCGATTACGTTTCCACGCCTGA
- a CDS encoding PfkB family carbohydrate kinase, protein MKVIGIGDNVVDKYEHRRVRYPGGNALNFSVYAAMLDASAAYLGIFGNDAAADHVMRTLAKFGIDTRHCRQVAGENGYARLTIEQGERVFLDSNLGGVRQTESMDFILQKMDWLNDFSLIHTSSYSYIDAQLPALATLSGWLSYDFSDDFVIAQALPLCRWLDAAFFSCAEWSLVETRELLVQAVRAGSGLAVATRGEQGALLFDGKNWYQQEPETVTPVDTLGAGDAFITAFLLHLRQHGNIAAALQAAAHFAARICLVDGAFGEGEAY, encoded by the coding sequence ATGAAAGTCATTGGTATAGGCGACAATGTTGTCGATAAATATGAGCACCGGCGTGTACGGTACCCAGGAGGCAACGCGCTCAATTTCAGCGTGTATGCGGCAATGCTGGATGCATCGGCTGCCTATCTGGGCATTTTTGGTAACGATGCGGCGGCCGACCATGTGATGCGTACGCTGGCAAAGTTCGGCATCGATACACGTCATTGCCGTCAGGTTGCGGGGGAAAATGGTTATGCGCGGCTGACGATTGAGCAGGGGGAACGGGTGTTTCTTGATTCGAACCTCGGCGGTGTGCGTCAGACGGAATCGATGGACTTCATTTTGCAAAAGATGGACTGGCTTAATGATTTCTCGCTGATCCACACCAGCAGCTACAGCTATATTGATGCGCAGCTACCTGCGCTGGCGACGTTATCCGGATGGCTTTCATATGATTTCTCAGATGACTTTGTCATTGCGCAGGCGCTGCCATTATGCCGCTGGCTCGACGCTGCATTTTTCTCCTGTGCGGAATGGTCGCTGGTAGAAACACGTGAACTTCTGGTGCAGGCGGTGCGGGCAGGCAGCGGTTTGGCGGTCGCGACGCGTGGCGAGCAAGGCGCACTCCTGTTCGACGGTAAAAACTGGTATCAGCAGGAGCCGGAAACGGTAACACCAGTGGATACATTAGGTGCGGGTGATGCATTTATCACTGCGTTTCTGCTCCATTTACGTCAGCACGGTAATATCGCCGCTGCACTGCAGGCTGCTGCGCATTTTGCAGCGAGAATTTGCCTGGTGGACGGCGCCTTCGGCGAAGGCGAAGCTTATTAA
- a CDS encoding GntR family transcriptional regulator codes for MLNSPDFNSGDQIPAERELSELLGISRVTVRKIITELIDEGVLERRGNQGTWLVDTAIERPLQPALGISKILELNGAVPSSQLIYFHISAASARIARLLHIEEGDPLVMIKRLRLADGYPFCLETSYLPQARVADLSADMLEKEGSLYRLLAERYAIHDVYDEGTIRAAAMSEEEHQLLQAKPESPALVYRGVIYDSQHQPIEYLVSVNHPQRVAFRINGGLKEVDVLSP; via the coding sequence ATACTCAATTCACCCGATTTCAACAGCGGCGACCAGATCCCCGCAGAGCGCGAGTTAAGCGAGCTGTTGGGGATCAGCCGTGTGACAGTGCGAAAAATCATCACCGAATTGATTGACGAAGGCGTGCTGGAAAGACGGGGTAATCAGGGAACCTGGTTGGTCGATACGGCGATTGAACGCCCTCTGCAACCTGCGCTGGGTATCAGTAAAATTCTTGAATTGAATGGCGCAGTACCCAGCAGCCAGTTGATCTACTTTCATATTTCCGCAGCCAGCGCCCGCATTGCACGGTTGCTGCACATTGAAGAGGGCGATCCTTTAGTGATGATCAAACGCCTGCGCCTGGCTGATGGATACCCTTTCTGCCTTGAAACCAGTTATTTACCTCAAGCCCGTGTCGCAGATTTGAGCGCTGATATGTTAGAAAAAGAAGGCTCTCTTTATCGCCTGCTGGCTGAGCGTTACGCTATTCATGATGTTTACGATGAAGGGACCATCCGGGCAGCGGCGATGAGCGAAGAGGAGCATCAACTGTTGCAGGCAAAGCCAGAGAGCCCGGCGCTGGTCTATCGTGGTGTGATATACGATAGCCAGCATCAGCCAATTGAATATCTGGTCTCGGTTAATCATCCGCAACGCGTCGCTTTCCGCATCAATGGTGGCCTGAAGGAAGTGGACGTGCTTTCACCGTGA
- a CDS encoding VOC family protein: MTTLKWDHAVQFVNQPDEAIATFAGQRLNAVAGGRHPGWGTWNALSYFGLTYIEFLAIYDHAELASAQADFLLSHDAAKLLPENQVLHRIALRTDDIDQTHAEFRSKGLQVSPIVNGQRNDPQGNVISWRIFTIGGDFNGLPYPFVLQWGEDDNTRLTRLRAQGLDRPHPAGEVTLQSAIFDVQDPQAVREHWHALFGFNELPEGLAAGLQRFIFRQGEANRLVELVFSASDPSLKGQRFRVGRGEYRFQ, from the coding sequence ATGACAACCTTAAAATGGGACCACGCCGTTCAGTTTGTGAACCAGCCGGACGAGGCGATTGCAACGTTTGCCGGGCAGAGGCTCAACGCAGTTGCCGGTGGACGTCACCCTGGCTGGGGAACCTGGAATGCGCTCAGCTATTTCGGACTGACCTACATCGAATTTCTCGCCATTTATGATCATGCTGAACTGGCTTCGGCGCAGGCCGATTTTTTGCTCTCCCATGATGCGGCGAAGCTCTTGCCCGAAAACCAGGTGCTGCACCGGATAGCGTTACGCACAGATGATATTGACCAGACGCATGCAGAGTTTCGCAGTAAGGGGTTACAGGTCTCGCCAATTGTCAACGGTCAACGCAACGACCCGCAAGGAAACGTTATTAGCTGGCGCATTTTTACCATCGGTGGGGATTTTAACGGTTTGCCGTATCCCTTTGTTCTGCAATGGGGGGAAGACGATAACACACGGCTAACGCGGCTACGCGCTCAGGGGCTCGACAGGCCGCATCCGGCAGGCGAGGTGACATTACAGAGCGCTATTTTTGACGTGCAAGACCCGCAGGCCGTGCGCGAGCACTGGCACGCGTTGTTCGGTTTTAATGAACTGCCTGAAGGTCTGGCTGCAGGACTACAGCGCTTTATCTTTCGGCAGGGGGAGGCCAATCGATTAGTCGAACTGGTCTTTAGCGCCTCTGACCCGTCGCTGAAAGGCCAACGTTTTCGCGTAGGTCGCGGTGAATATCGTTTTCAATAA
- a CDS encoding LysM peptidoglycan-binding domain-containing protein, with translation MAREDRYVTIFPEADVTPRKFDGLLGWSADWRCVVDPHEKPLTLDSTVSLNPSATEVKVQFGDSLSEIAQEHGCTVKELVKLNHLRNPSLIFPGQVLKLPVRQYRMSQTEIDTLAAQADTSCTLSFAFEDLIEKPLQRFKVRIESAAGDVLESVTDELGRIQDYVMAKAEEIRVFVNGAHGIKEVARFIPSEGK, from the coding sequence ATGGCCAGGGAAGACCGTTACGTAACGATATTTCCGGAAGCGGATGTGACGCCCCGTAAATTTGATGGCCTGCTGGGCTGGTCAGCTGACTGGCGCTGCGTGGTTGACCCGCACGAAAAACCCCTGACGCTGGACAGCACCGTATCGCTCAACCCGTCTGCAACCGAGGTGAAGGTACAGTTTGGTGATTCGCTCAGTGAAATAGCGCAGGAGCATGGCTGCACCGTAAAAGAGCTGGTGAAGCTGAACCATCTCCGTAATCCGTCGCTTATTTTTCCGGGGCAGGTGCTGAAACTCCCCGTTCGTCAGTACCGCATGAGTCAGACGGAGATCGACACTCTGGCAGCACAAGCTGATACCTCCTGCACGCTCTCCTTTGCCTTTGAGGACCTGATAGAAAAACCGCTGCAAAGGTTTAAGGTCAGAATCGAGTCGGCGGCGGGCGATGTGCTTGAATCGGTGACGGATGAACTGGGCCGGATTCAGGATTACGTCATGGCGAAAGCGGAGGAGATCCGCGTATTTGTGAATGGCGCACACGGTATTAAGGAGGTGGCAAGATTTATACCGTCAGAAGGGAAGTGA
- a CDS encoding pyrroline-5-carboxylate reductase family protein translates to MANVHFIGAGQMAEAIIRASLETGKLRAEEISLEDIDAGRIALLTERYGLVQERQSEHVLREASLVVLGIRPQDDLVGVAARIQPHLSAGTTVVSLIAGVTLLKLEAALGAGKPIARVIPNTLTDTGFGYSGVVLNAQATPEQVEPFLTGFGKVLYLPERLIDIFTGFGVAGPNYIYYFIESLTDAGVLAGLSRAQASEVVLENLQGAVEMLRLSQKHPRQLLDINNSPAGVGIHGLYELNNSDFAAGLQRSVLAAVKRTRELGEAHSE, encoded by the coding sequence ATGGCAAATGTACATTTTATTGGCGCCGGCCAAATGGCGGAAGCCATTATCCGCGCTTCGCTGGAAACGGGAAAGCTGCGCGCAGAAGAGATTTCGCTTGAGGATATTGATGCTGGCCGTATTGCACTGCTCACTGAACGTTATGGTCTGGTTCAGGAACGGCAGAGTGAACATGTGCTGCGTGAGGCATCGCTGGTAGTTCTGGGGATCCGCCCGCAGGATGATTTAGTGGGTGTGGCAGCGCGTATTCAGCCTCATCTTTCTGCCGGAACGACGGTGGTTTCCCTGATTGCGGGGGTGACGCTGCTCAAACTGGAAGCGGCGTTGGGAGCGGGAAAACCCATTGCCCGCGTTATCCCTAATACGCTTACCGACACCGGTTTTGGCTACAGCGGCGTGGTACTGAATGCGCAGGCGACCCCTGAACAGGTGGAGCCTTTTCTGACCGGCTTTGGCAAAGTGCTCTACCTGCCAGAACGGCTAATCGATATTTTCACCGGTTTTGGCGTCGCCGGGCCGAACTACATTTATTACTTTATCGAGTCGCTGACCGATGCAGGAGTGCTGGCAGGCTTGTCGCGTGCGCAGGCAAGCGAGGTAGTGCTGGAAAATCTGCAGGGGGCGGTAGAGATGTTGCGCCTGAGCCAGAAACATCCACGGCAGCTTCTGGATATCAACAACTCCCCGGCAGGGGTAGGGATTCATGGGTTATATGAACTTAATAACAGCGATTTCGCTGCAGGTCTGCAACGCAGTGTGCTGGCTGCAGTGAAACGTACCCGTGAGTTGGGTGAGGCACATTCTGAATAG
- a CDS encoding ABC transporter substrate-binding protein, translated as MKIKKAIAGLASAIAMLGCIHTAVAADQLRFGIDPTFPPFESKNANGQLIGFDIDLGNAICAEMKVQCSWVQNSFDGLIPALQAKKFDAILSSLSITDERKKAISFSDKLFNTPAFLVTAKGSSLTPTAASLKGKRIGVQQGSVFESYANKYWRNAGVEVVAYPDAESVYADLINGRLDGTLDDAVVITEALLSKPQGQNFTLIQPQVKDDEIFGPGTGIGLRQDDKDLQARFNKAIAAIRANGTYDRLAKKYFNFNIYGD; from the coding sequence ATGAAAATTAAAAAAGCCATCGCCGGGCTTGCTTCAGCGATAGCAATGTTAGGCTGCATACACACGGCGGTGGCTGCGGATCAACTGCGTTTTGGTATCGACCCGACCTTCCCACCGTTTGAATCGAAAAATGCCAATGGTCAGCTCATCGGTTTCGATATCGACCTTGGTAATGCGATTTGCGCGGAAATGAAGGTGCAATGCTCCTGGGTACAGAACAGCTTCGACGGGCTTATTCCGGCACTCCAGGCAAAGAAATTTGATGCCATTCTTTCTTCTCTGTCGATCACTGATGAGCGTAAAAAAGCCATCTCTTTCAGTGACAAACTCTTCAATACTCCCGCATTCCTGGTTACCGCTAAAGGCAGTTCGCTCACCCCCACGGCGGCATCGCTGAAAGGTAAACGTATTGGCGTCCAGCAGGGTTCGGTTTTTGAAAGTTATGCCAACAAATACTGGCGCAACGCGGGCGTTGAGGTGGTTGCTTATCCGGATGCGGAATCGGTCTATGCCGATCTGATTAATGGCCGCCTTGATGGCACGCTCGATGATGCGGTGGTGATCACTGAAGCGCTGTTGAGCAAACCACAGGGCCAAAACTTCACGCTAATCCAGCCGCAGGTCAAAGATGATGAGATCTTTGGGCCTGGTACCGGGATCGGGTTACGGCAGGATGATAAAGATTTGCAGGCCCGTTTTAACAAGGCGATCGCCGCGATTCGCGCCAACGGAACCTATGATCGTTTAGCGAAAAAATACTTCAATTTCAATATTTACGGTGATTAA
- a CDS encoding SIS domain-containing protein, translating into MQTQSIITSLMSSHFQDKPLRQVFLVACGGSLVDMYPAHYFLNEQSENLRSWMMTANEFVHAAPRALGASSLVIVCSHGGNTPESVAAAQLAKKRGAATITLTHNAEAELLQWADHNLLYKWGDDTLVTENPMALILSLCVDMLHQVEGFAEWQAFQHGFAQIDTVIRQARAKVATRCAAFAERYQHESLFYVLSSGASYGHAYGFAICSLMEMQRLDAASIHSGEFFHGPFEVTDNHVPFILLMNEGRTRALDQRAQAFLNRYNDKTEVVDARELGLNALPASVVDYFNPVLFYSIMCDYRAALADIRQHPLSTRRYMGVVDY; encoded by the coding sequence ATGCAGACCCAATCCATCATTACCTCCCTGATGAGCAGCCATTTTCAGGATAAGCCGCTGCGTCAGGTTTTCCTGGTCGCTTGCGGTGGCTCGCTGGTAGATATGTATCCTGCTCATTATTTTCTCAATGAGCAGAGTGAAAATCTGCGCTCATGGATGATGACTGCCAATGAATTTGTGCATGCCGCACCGCGCGCGTTAGGTGCCTCGTCACTTGTTATTGTCTGTTCGCATGGCGGCAACACACCGGAGTCTGTGGCTGCGGCTCAACTGGCAAAAAAACGTGGTGCTGCCACTATCACGCTTACGCACAATGCGGAAGCGGAACTGCTGCAATGGGCCGACCATAACCTGTTATATAAATGGGGTGATGATACGCTTGTCACCGAAAACCCGATGGCGCTGATCCTCAGCCTGTGCGTTGATATGCTGCATCAGGTGGAAGGCTTTGCCGAATGGCAGGCTTTCCAGCATGGTTTTGCGCAAATCGATACGGTGATCCGTCAGGCCCGCGCTAAGGTTGCAACCCGTTGCGCTGCGTTCGCAGAACGCTATCAGCATGAGTCCCTGTTCTATGTGCTTTCGAGTGGCGCCTCCTACGGTCATGCCTATGGATTCGCCATCTGCTCACTGATGGAAATGCAGCGTCTCGATGCCGCCTCTATTCACAGCGGAGAGTTCTTTCATGGCCCATTTGAAGTCACCGATAATCACGTACCCTTTATCCTCCTGATGAATGAAGGCCGCACGCGTGCTCTGGATCAGCGTGCGCAGGCGTTCCTGAATCGTTATAACGACAAAACAGAGGTTGTGGATGCCCGCGAGTTGGGCCTGAATGCGCTGCCTGCATCCGTGGTGGACTACTTTAACCCGGTGCTGTTTTACAGCATCATGTGCGACTACCGTGCGGCGCTGGCTGATATCCGCCAGCATCCGCTCTCAACCCGCCGCTATATGGGCGTGGTGGATTACTAA
- a CDS encoding uroporphyrinogen decarboxylase family protein, which yields MSATSRIKALLAGEQLARPAIAGWFHLPLVDRDPEAFIQETIRLTDENQWDFVKVMSNGHYLAEAYGADIQFPDDPTQWSGVFRRYPITGVQELATLPVLERDNSVLAREIGIVRGLVDHYRGNVPVIATLFTPLTWLQELTQSTRPEPILSFLRQYPEAVRHALDAVLQTNLNFLDALLDVGIDGIFLATQFARSDLLSAEEFHSFCRPYDEALLHHVKDKTWFNILHIHGEHHLLFEPYLNYPVQAFNWENVPHGVPDEQRTRVADLRARTDKVLIAGIDQHQDFYVGGGNWEAVKARLEQRLTQLREESGDWRIIFAPGCALPLDSDRRLFRLLAEITLAPPVS from the coding sequence ATGAGCGCAACCTCACGTATCAAAGCCCTGCTTGCCGGGGAACAGCTTGCCCGACCCGCGATTGCTGGTTGGTTCCATCTGCCGCTCGTCGATCGCGATCCCGAGGCTTTTATTCAGGAAACCATCCGTCTGACGGATGAAAACCAGTGGGATTTCGTCAAAGTGATGTCCAACGGCCACTATCTGGCCGAGGCCTACGGCGCGGATATTCAGTTCCCGGACGATCCCACTCAGTGGTCCGGCGTTTTCCGCCGCTACCCCATTACTGGTGTCCAGGAGCTGGCCACGCTTCCTGTTCTGGAGAGAGACAATTCCGTTTTGGCCAGAGAGATCGGCATCGTTCGGGGGCTGGTGGATCACTATCGGGGTAATGTCCCGGTCATCGCGACGCTCTTTACACCGCTCACCTGGCTGCAGGAGTTAACGCAGTCAACCCGGCCAGAGCCGATTCTGTCCTTTTTGCGACAGTATCCGGAGGCCGTGCGTCACGCGCTGGACGCCGTGTTGCAAACCAACCTCAATTTCCTTGATGCGCTGCTGGATGTGGGTATTGATGGCATCTTTCTCGCCACCCAGTTTGCCCGTAGCGATCTGCTGAGCGCAGAGGAATTTCACTCTTTCTGCCGTCCGTATGACGAAGCGCTGTTACATCACGTGAAAGACAAAACCTGGTTCAACATTCTGCACATCCATGGCGAGCACCATCTGCTTTTTGAGCCGTACCTGAATTACCCGGTGCAGGCGTTCAACTGGGAAAACGTGCCCCACGGTGTGCCCGACGAACAGCGTACACGCGTCGCGGATCTCCGCGCCCGCACCGACAAAGTGCTGATCGCCGGCATCGATCAGCACCAGGACTTTTATGTTGGTGGTGGTAACTGGGAGGCGGTGAAAGCGCGTCTGGAACAACGCTTAACGCAGTTGCGCGAGGAGAGTGGCGACTGGCGGATCATTTTTGCTCCCGGATGTGCCTTACCGCTCGATAGCGATCGTCGTTTATTCCGTTTGTTGGCGGAGATCACTCTTGCGCCGCCAGTAAGCTAA
- a CDS encoding transporter substrate-binding domain-containing protein gives MFKNKLLLVGSLLLVMNMTVVQAAEKSPDAETVEVVVNANGFPFSFVDDNNNITGYDGELLKIIDQKLTNYKFHFNAVSRDAMIVGLSTGAYTLAADHFYLTKERAAQYAYSGQPSGISDLRLIVRNNENDIHTLGDLASGKKKLVPIHTSDARYTVIDNYNKKHPGQQINLQPNGEQSAADIFKAVASGEYDAAIYPIGALLALNKALHLNLKASESVGLFPNVYLYKKNADPKLIKAIDNELAALKKDGTLAALSRKWYDEDVYGLPGAENVKVNTDWE, from the coding sequence ATGTTCAAAAATAAGCTGTTGTTGGTTGGTTCGCTGCTGTTGGTAATGAATATGACGGTAGTGCAAGCGGCTGAAAAAAGCCCTGATGCAGAAACCGTTGAAGTGGTGGTGAATGCGAACGGGTTTCCGTTTAGCTTTGTAGACGATAATAATAATATTACCGGTTACGACGGTGAGTTATTAAAAATCATTGATCAGAAGCTCACCAATTATAAATTCCATTTTAATGCGGTCTCTCGTGATGCGATGATCGTCGGCCTGTCCACCGGTGCTTATACCCTGGCGGCCGATCATTTTTATCTGACAAAAGAGCGTGCGGCACAATATGCGTATTCCGGTCAGCCCTCGGGGATCAGCGACCTGCGTTTAATTGTACGTAACAATGAAAACGATATTCATACTCTGGGCGATCTGGCGAGCGGCAAGAAGAAGCTGGTGCCGATTCATACGTCCGATGCGCGCTACACCGTTATTGATAACTACAACAAGAAACATCCTGGCCAGCAAATTAATCTACAACCGAACGGCGAGCAGTCTGCGGCGGACATTTTCAAAGCTGTTGCTTCCGGAGAGTACGATGCGGCTATCTATCCGATTGGCGCATTACTGGCGTTAAACAAAGCCCTCCATCTGAATCTGAAAGCCTCCGAGTCTGTCGGTTTATTCCCTAACGTTTATTTATACAAAAAGAATGCTGACCCGAAACTGATCAAAGCCATCGACAACGAGCTTGCAGCCCTCAAAAAGGACGGCACGCTCGCTGCGTTATCCCGCAAGTGGTATGACGAAGATGTTTACGGTCTGCCGGGCGCGGAAAACGTCAAAGTGAACACCGACTGGGAATAA
- a CDS encoding ABC transporter permease subunit (The N-terminal region of this protein, as described by TIGR01726, is a three transmembrane segment that identifies a subfamily of ABC transporter permease subunits, which specificities that include histidine, arginine, glutamine, glutamate, L-cystine (sic), the opines (in Agrobacterium) octopine and nopaline, etc.) codes for MNPQPLLSLDDLLFIVPKLLENLSVTLGITLASLLLGLAFGLLAAVLQFSRSLLLRLLAKAYTDVLRGAPLALLILLFFFGGKLILSALELPATLISDTTFAILSISVGISPYFAEMMRSAWNAVDIGQKEALRSLNIPWHIGILHVIFPQGLIIAIPNFGNLLINLVKMTSLVNIIGIVDIFGRAQKISQNSYGAKQVAAFISVILIYWLLNIIIFYLTSRIEKKYQYLLE; via the coding sequence ATGAATCCACAACCGTTATTAAGCCTTGATGATCTGCTGTTCATTGTACCGAAATTACTGGAAAACCTGTCGGTTACGCTGGGCATCACGCTTGCCTCTCTGTTGCTCGGTCTGGCGTTTGGCCTGCTGGCTGCCGTTTTGCAGTTTAGCCGCTCGTTGTTATTAAGGTTGCTGGCAAAAGCGTACACCGATGTACTGCGCGGTGCGCCGCTGGCCCTGTTAATCCTGCTTTTTTTCTTCGGTGGAAAGCTGATTCTCTCGGCACTGGAATTACCCGCCACGCTGATTAGTGATACCACCTTTGCCATATTGTCTATTTCCGTCGGCATTAGCCCTTATTTTGCAGAAATGATGCGATCAGCATGGAATGCTGTGGATATTGGACAGAAAGAAGCGCTACGCAGTCTGAATATTCCCTGGCACATTGGGATCCTGCACGTCATTTTTCCGCAAGGACTGATTATTGCCATACCTAATTTCGGTAATCTTTTAATCAATCTCGTTAAAATGACATCATTGGTTAACATTATTGGCATTGTCGATATCTTTGGTCGGGCACAGAAAATCTCGCAAAACAGTTACGGGGCAAAGCAGGTTGCGGCATTTATTAGCGTTATCCTTATTTACTGGTTGCTTAACATTATTATCTTTTATCTCACTAGCCGTATTGAGAAAAAGTATCAATATTTATTGGAGTAA